The Mus caroli chromosome 1, CAROLI_EIJ_v1.1, whole genome shotgun sequence genome has a window encoding:
- the Glrx2 gene encoding glutaredoxin 2 isoform X3 translates to MGNSTSSFWGKSAATPVNQIQETISNNCVVIFSKTSCSYCSMAKKIFHDMNVNYKAVELDMLEYGNQFQDALHKMTGERTVPRIFVNGRFIGGAADTHRLHKEGKLLPLVHQCYLKKKQEERH, encoded by the exons aTGGGAAACAGCACGTCGTCGTTTTGGGGGAAGTCTGCAGCTACTCCTGTGAACCAGATCCAA gaaacaaTTTCTAACAATTGTGtggtgattttctcaaaaacatcCTGTTCTTACTGTTCCATGGCCAAGAAGATTTTCCATGACATGAATGTCAACTACAAGGCTGTGGAGTTGGATATGCTGGAATATGGCAACCAGTTTCAAGATGCGCTTCACAAGATGACTGGGGAAAGAACT GTTCCCAGGATATTTGTCAATGGACGATTTATTGGAGGCGCAGCGGACACTCACAGGCTTCACAAAGAAGGGAAATTGCTGCCTCTGGTTCAtcagtgttatttaaaaaaaaaacaagaggaaagaCATTGA